In a single window of the Antedon mediterranea chromosome 1, ecAntMedi1.1, whole genome shotgun sequence genome:
- the LOC140044622 gene encoding polyunsaturated fatty acid 5-lipoxygenase-like: MGSLISKFLCKYTVIVKTGDHQGAGTDANIYVLLVNAAGKRSQEIHLDLKWHNDFKAGSTNKFPVKDLADFGDIAELELWRTKRSADKWYVEWIKVKGCKKEYVFPMHRWIKPEIKMKFQEHDSVLPQFDRFPQQRKQELEEKRKAYAFAPASDGLPSQVKEFPDTESFSNDYEIFHSVKGEMSILDRLIQLFQFGIVTSAIKDKIDGTILGLTTGRWESLDDLGNLYKGSYPVPKGMHRWRSDVEFGKQRLVDCNPGVIQLCTHIPENFGVTNEMLGDLLEGLTIESAIEKKRLFIVDYKLLKDLPTTDPLKTVCSPIALFYLQNDAKLMPVAIQLFQDKSDDNPVFLSSDHEYTWMLAKMWFNNADASYHQSASHLGMTHLLVESIAAATHSFMSPSHPLFRLMAPHFLYLIAINKLAIESLVNEGGWVDLVMAIGRIGMFEIVKRRFKTWRMDIDGNFPKELESRGVSDPGVLPNYHFRDDGLLMWHAISEYVNAVVHKCYDTSDKISKDHELQGWRKALSSPVTDGGCNIQSIPGDDSFKNPQEIAETVTSIIFNSSVMHAAVNFGQYDNYGFPPHYPAKIEGQPPKNKDPKTEDDILEALPDKQATLDIMEVTKVLSEKGTNGLGDFEVDYLFDPVGTEAAKKFKDGLKNHGKTINERNNDRYEKYTYLHPTEIPNAISI, encoded by the exons ATGGGAAGTCTCATTTCAAAGTTTCTTTgcaaatatacagtaatagtgAAAACTGGAGATCATCAGGGGGCGGGTACGGATGCAAACATCTACGTCCTTCTTGTGAATGCAGCTGGAAAACGATCTCAAGAAATACATCTGGACCTCAAATGGCACAACGACTTTAAAGCAGGTAGTACTAATAAATTTCCCGTCAAAGATCTCGCCGACTTTGGAGACATTGCTGAGCTTGAGTTATGGCGGACAAAGCGTAGCGCTGATAAGTGGTATGTAGAATGGATAAAAGTAAAGGGATGCAAAAAGGAATATGTTTTCCCAATGCACCGTTGGATCAAACCTGAAATTAAGATGAAATTTCAGGAACATGATAGCGTCTTGCCACAATTCGACAGATTTCCTCAACAACGAAAACAGGAACTTGAAGAAAAGAGAAAAGCTTACGCGTTTGCTCCTGCAAGTGATGGATTGCCAAGTCAG GTGAAGGAATTTCCAGATACTGAAAGTTTCTCCAATGATTACGAG ATATTTCATTCGGTGAAGGGAGAAATGTCTATCTTAGACcgattaattcaattatttcaGTTTGGAATTGTGACCAGTGCAATAAAGGATAAGATTGATGGAACGATACTAGGTCTTACAACTGGTCGCTGGGAAAGCCTCGACGATCTAGGAAACCTTTACAAAGGATCATATCCTGTACCAAAA GGAATGCATCGTTGGAGGTCAGATGTTGAATTTGGCAAGCAGCGACTGGTAGACTGTAATCCAGGTGTTATACAGCTTTGTACACATATACCTGAAAA ctTCGGTGTAACAAATGAAATGCTTGGCGACTTGTTGGAGGGATTAACGATAGAGAGTGCTATTGAAAAGAAACGACTTTTCATTGTTGATTATAAATTGTTGAAAGATCTTCCAACCACGGATCCATTAAAAACG GTTTGCAGTCCCATCGCCCTGTTTTATCTTCAAAATGATGCAAAACTGATGCCTGTTGCTATTCAACTTTTTCAAGACAAATCCGATGACAATCCg GTGTTCCTTTCTTCAGACCACGAATACACGTGGATGTTGGCTAAGATGTGGTTCAACAACGCTGACGCGTCATACCATCAATCTGCGTCACATCTTGGAATGACGCATCTTTTGGTGGAAAGTATAGCTGCTGCCACACACAGTTTTATGTCGCCTTCACATCCCCTCTTCCGACTAATGGCACCCCATTTCTTATACCTAATTGCCATAAACAA acTTGCTATCGAGTCACTTGTAAATGAAGGCGGTTGGGTTGACCTAGTAATGGCAATTGGTCGCATCGGCATGTTTGAGATCGTAAAACGTCGTTTCAAAACATGGCGAATGGATATTGATGGAAACTTTCCAAAAGAACTTGAATCTCGAGGTGTAAGTGACCCGGGCGTACTTCCTAATTATCACTTCAGAGACGATGGTCTGTTGATGTGGCATGCAATATCTGAATACGTTAATGCAGTTGTACATAAATGTTACG ATACATCTGACAAAATATCAAAAGATCACGAGTTGCAAGGATGGCGCAAAGCACTGTCATCTCCTGTAACTGACGGGGGTTGTAACATACAAAGCATACCGGGAGATGATTCCTTTAAAAATCCACAAGAAATTGCAGAGACTGTTACGTCTATTATATTCAACAGTAGTGTGATGCACGCAGCGGTAAACTTTGGACAGTACGATAACTATGGATTTCCTCCACACTACCCAGCGAAAATCGAAGGACAACCACCTAAAAACAAG GATCCTAAAACAGAAGATGATATTCTGGAAGCACTGCCAGACAAGCAAGCGACGTTGGACATCATGGAAGTTACGAAAGTGCTGAGCGAGAAAGGAACCAATGGGCTAGGCGACTTTGAGGTTGACTATCTGTTTGATCCAGTTGGGACCGAAGCTGCTAAAAA ATTTAAAGATGGACTAAAGAATCATGGGAAAACTATCAATGAACGGAACAATGACAGATATGAGAAATACACGTATCTGCACCCAACAGAGATACCAAATGCCATCAGCATATAa